One region of Elusimicrobiota bacterium genomic DNA includes:
- a CDS encoding sugar phosphate isomerase/epimerase, with protein sequence MKIGISGRVIEVEYKYCEIGVTDFFKLAKKLGYEAVELRPTQVNYKTPDAELAEYRKVKDDLGLDISCITAFGADEKDKKFSALARYVEINKLFNCNFVKTWSENIEWLRDASEYLGRFGMNMIIQTHTRGPFETVNGILVTLGKIHKDNFGLYYDASHLFLTQDDYGIETIKKLNKKIFQVSIQSLARVNKEDSEMEYKGYYYKRMPLGKDRGIDYKSVFKGLKEIGFDGYITINDARPKEKSYKEYAEYMIKQLRTFINDN encoded by the coding sequence ATGAAAATAGGGATATCGGGAAGGGTAATCGAGGTTGAATACAAGTATTGCGAGATAGGAGTAACTGATTTTTTTAAGTTAGCAAAGAAGTTAGGGTATGAAGCGGTAGAACTGCGTCCTACGCAGGTAAATTATAAAACACCGGATGCCGAGCTGGCAGAGTATAGAAAAGTTAAGGATGATTTAGGCCTGGATATTTCTTGTATAACAGCTTTTGGTGCAGATGAAAAAGATAAAAAATTTTCAGCGTTAGCCAGGTATGTAGAAATCAATAAACTGTTCAATTGTAATTTTGTTAAAACCTGGAGCGAAAATATAGAATGGTTAAGAGATGCGAGCGAGTATCTTGGAAGGTTTGGTATGAACATGATAATACAAACGCATACGCGCGGACCTTTTGAGACGGTTAATGGGATACTGGTGACTTTAGGAAAGATACACAAAGATAACTTCGGGTTATATTATGACGCTTCACATTTATTTCTTACCCAGGACGATTACGGGATTGAAACTATAAAGAAACTCAATAAAAAAATATTCCAGGTTTCAATACAAAGTTTAGCAAGAGTTAATAAAGAAGATTCCGAAATGGAATATAAAGGTTATTATTACAAGAGAATGCCGTTAGGTAAAGACAGAGGAATAGATTACAAGTCAGTATTTAAAGGCCTAAAAGAAATTGGGTTTGACGGTTATATTACAATTAATGATGCAAGACCTAAAGAAAAAAGTTATAAAGAATATGCAGAATATATGATAAAACAATTGAGGACATTTATAAATGATAATTGA
- a CDS encoding RNA polymerase sigma factor: MNQSDEELMMEIAKGDKKSFNELFLKYKEQLFNFIYRQVGNSQLAEDLTQNVFISVFKKAGTFNTDKPFKPWLYKIAVNACYYEYRQQKRNIVLSLDNEIENSNGETVELKEMQSDDDRGPQEEVEKKDEQDKIRKILNSLNENHRLIINMFVYEGISYKEMASLMDCPIGTIKSRIYYALREIKEQIEKQGGGINGMQ, translated from the coding sequence ATGAATCAGTCAGATGAAGAACTGATGATGGAAATTGCAAAAGGCGACAAAAAATCTTTTAACGAATTATTCTTGAAGTATAAAGAACAGTTATTCAATTTTATTTATAGACAAGTAGGTAATTCTCAATTGGCGGAGGATTTAACTCAAAATGTTTTTATTTCAGTTTTCAAGAAAGCCGGGACTTTTAATACAGATAAACCATTTAAACCCTGGCTTTATAAAATTGCCGTAAATGCCTGTTATTATGAATATCGGCAGCAAAAAAGAAATATTGTTTTAAGTTTAGATAATGAAATTGAGAATAGTAATGGTGAAACAGTAGAATTGAAAGAAATGCAAAGTGATGATGATAGAGGACCGCAGGAAGAAGTTGAAAAGAAGGATGAACAGGACAAAATAAGAAAAATACTCAATTCTTTGAATGAAAATCACAGGTTGATTATAAATATGTTTGTATATGAAGGGATTTCATATAAAGAAATGGCATCACTTATGGATTGTCCGATAGGTACCATTAAATCAAGAATATATTATGCTCTTAGGGAAATAAAAGAACAAATTGAAAAGCAGGGGGGCGGCATAAATGGAATGCAATAA
- a CDS encoding amidohydrolase family protein, protein MIIDTEVYLGHWPFRKLKYNTAKKMVGLMEKKNIDKAIVSSLHSVFYRNSHTGNIELLEEIAKYKNKLIPFACINPAYPGWEEDLEYCYKKLKVKGIRIHPYYHNYIPNDSNCVKLFRKAADYGLPVSVTISLEDQRQRHWLVKLPYIYDKEAIHTHIIELLRKSPETNVILMHNGYLGGHSGYDYKILLPVADKRKGKVLFGLINFPLTKDTVKEIGIERIVFSTQMPFRYPEFSLMMTKHLEISAKEKEKIYWKNILKIIR, encoded by the coding sequence ATGATAATAGATACCGAAGTATATTTAGGGCACTGGCCTTTTCGTAAATTGAAATATAATACGGCAAAAAAAATGGTCGGGTTGATGGAAAAGAAAAACATTGATAAAGCGATTGTTTCGTCTTTACATTCTGTTTTTTACAGGAACAGCCACACGGGGAATATAGAACTTCTGGAAGAAATAGCAAAATATAAAAACAAACTGATACCATTTGCATGTATAAATCCTGCATATCCCGGCTGGGAAGAGGATTTAGAATATTGTTATAAAAAACTTAAAGTAAAAGGGATTAGAATCCACCCTTATTATCATAATTATATTCCGAACGACAGCAACTGTGTAAAGTTATTCAGGAAAGCGGCGGATTACGGGTTGCCTGTCTCTGTAACAATATCGTTAGAAGACCAAAGACAACGGCACTGGCTGGTAAAACTGCCTTATATTTACGACAAGGAGGCAATACACACGCATATTATTGAATTGTTAAGAAAAAGTCCCGAGACAAATGTCATACTTATGCATAACGGGTATTTAGGCGGACATAGCGGGTATGATTATAAAATATTATTGCCGGTTGCAGACAAAAGAAAAGGAAAAGTTTTGTTCGGTTTGATAAACTTTCCGCTTACCAAGGACACAGTCAAAGAAATAGGTATAGAAAGGATAGTTTTTTCCACACAGATGCCTTTCAGGTATCCTGAGTTCAGTTTGATGATGACAAAACACCTGGAAATCAGTGCTAAAGAAAAAGAGAAAATATATTGGAAGAATATTTTGAAAATAATTAGATAA
- the polX gene encoding DNA polymerase/3'-5' exonuclease PolX: MKNVEIAKILDEISELLSLKGESVFKIRAYEKAARNIESLTQDIAEKIKTGEKIDGVGESISEKIKEYLETGKIKYIDELKKSFPEGLLEIMTVQSVGPKKAKLLYEKLGVKNIDELKKAAEEGKIRDIETLGEKTEQNILKGIEIIKKGSERMLILTALTTAEEIIGQLKDEGIIQISEAGSLRRRKETIRDIDILCTAKNPEKIIEKFCSLGKQVLAKGETKSSILTNENVQVDLRIVKDEEFGSALQYFTGSQQHNIAVRGLAKDMGFKINEYGIFDIKTNKILGGKTENEIYQKLGLKYIPPELRENTGEIEAAKKNKLPELVELSDIKGDTHIHTFYSDGRMTIEQIAEKLKGTGYEWVGICDHSQSLKVARGLDIKTLRKKIDEIRIFNETSKDLRLLCGSEVDILSDGTLDYPDEVLKELDLVIASIHTGFKQDEKTITGRITKAIQNKYLNIIGHPTGRLLNKRDPYSVNLEEVISAAADYGVAIEISGHPERLDLPDIWCRKAKEKGTKLFIGTDSHSVEHLEFMKFGVFVARRGWLEKDDVLNCLSYPQLKKYLSKKR, encoded by the coding sequence ATGAAAAACGTTGAGATTGCGAAAATATTAGATGAAATATCGGAATTGTTGTCTTTAAAAGGCGAAAGTGTGTTTAAAATTCGTGCATATGAAAAGGCTGCACGAAATATTGAATCTCTTACCCAAGATATAGCTGAAAAAATAAAAACCGGTGAAAAAATAGACGGGGTCGGCGAAAGTATATCCGAAAAAATCAAAGAATACCTTGAAACCGGAAAAATAAAATATATTGATGAATTAAAAAAGAGTTTTCCTGAAGGGCTTTTGGAAATAATGACTGTACAAAGCGTCGGACCAAAAAAAGCAAAGCTTTTATATGAGAAACTCGGCGTAAAAAACATTGATGAGCTTAAAAAAGCAGCTGAGGAAGGCAAAATAAGAGATATTGAAACTCTTGGCGAAAAAACTGAACAGAATATATTAAAAGGTATTGAAATAATTAAAAAAGGGTCTGAACGAATGCTGATTTTAACCGCCCTCACTACAGCGGAAGAAATTATCGGACAATTGAAAGATGAAGGTATAATCCAAATTTCCGAAGCGGGTAGTTTGAGACGGCGAAAAGAGACAATACGGGATATTGATATTTTATGCACCGCAAAAAATCCGGAAAAAATAATAGAAAAATTCTGTTCCCTGGGTAAGCAGGTCCTTGCAAAAGGCGAAACAAAATCAAGTATTCTTACAAATGAAAATGTTCAGGTAGATTTAAGGATTGTTAAGGATGAAGAGTTCGGTTCTGCACTCCAGTATTTTACCGGCTCCCAGCAGCACAACATCGCTGTCCGGGGATTAGCAAAAGATATGGGATTCAAAATAAATGAATATGGAATTTTTGATATTAAAACTAACAAAATACTTGGCGGAAAAACAGAGAATGAAATATATCAAAAATTAGGGCTTAAATACATACCGCCGGAATTAAGGGAAAATACCGGCGAGATAGAAGCAGCTAAAAAAAATAAATTACCTGAATTAGTTGAACTTTCGGACATAAAAGGTGATACTCATATTCATACATTCTATTCGGACGGCAGGATGACTATTGAGCAAATTGCCGAAAAATTAAAAGGAACCGGATACGAGTGGGTAGGGATTTGCGACCATTCGCAATCATTGAAAGTTGCACGCGGGTTAGATATAAAAACGCTTAGAAAGAAAATTGATGAAATCAGAATATTTAATGAAACTTCCAAAGACCTGCGGCTTTTATGCGGAAGTGAGGTCGATATTCTTTCTGACGGTACACTTGATTATCCCGATGAAGTATTAAAGGAACTGGATTTGGTAATCGCGTCAATCCATACCGGATTCAAACAAGATGAAAAAACAATTACAGGGCGGATAACAAAAGCTATCCAAAATAAATATTTAAATATTATCGGGCACCCGACCGGCAGGCTGTTAAATAAAAGAGACCCTTACTCAGTAAACCTTGAAGAGGTCATAAGTGCCGCTGCAGATTACGGGGTCGCTATTGAAATAAGCGGACATCCTGAACGGCTTGACTTACCGGATATCTGGTGCAGAAAAGCAAAAGAAAAAGGGACTAAGCTTTTTATCGGAACAGATTCTCATTCTGTCGAGCATCTGGAGTTTATGAAATTTGGAGTATTTGTTGCACGACGGGGCTGGCTTGAAAAAGATGATGTGCTTAACTGCCTGAGTTACCCTCAACTAAAAAAATACCTTTCAAAAAAAAGATAA
- the uxaC gene encoding glucuronate isomerase gives MKKKLILDPDRFFEPELKTKKIAGTLYESVSDLPIVAPHGHVNPALFADSNGSFGNPAELIVIPDHYLYRMLYSQGISLESLGIGSKAESDPKKIWKIFAENYYLYRGTPTEIWLNYEFSNVFGIKYKLTKETAMEIYDIIDKKLKSPEFSPRKMFDKFNIEVLCTTDEASDTLENHKKIKSSGWKGRILPTFRPDSVVNINTKNWKKNIEKLSAVSGINICDYKTFIEAIRQRRQFFKSMGAVSTDSGVLTPYTGELSKEEANKIFTNALKNKVSNEDAARFTGHLIMEMAGMSIEDGLVMQMHCGCYRNHNQKVYEEFGPDKGCDIPIQIEFTKNLKPLLNKYGNNSKLVLVVFTLDETNYSRELAPLAGHYPAMKLGAPWWFHDSINGMTRYRQSVTETAGLYNTTGFVDDSRSFLSIPARHDLSRRIDANWIAGLVARKIIDMSDALEMIKDTAYGLAKQTYKL, from the coding sequence ATGAAAAAAAAGTTAATTTTAGATCCTGACAGATTTTTTGAACCGGAACTTAAAACAAAGAAAATTGCCGGGACGTTATACGAATCAGTCAGTGACCTTCCTATTGTTGCCCCGCACGGGCATGTCAATCCTGCACTTTTTGCTGATTCCAATGGTTCTTTTGGAAATCCGGCAGAATTAATCGTAATCCCGGACCATTATCTTTACAGGATGCTTTACTCCCAGGGTATTTCTTTGGAATCTTTAGGTATTGGCAGTAAAGCGGAGTCAGACCCTAAAAAAATATGGAAGATTTTTGCTGAAAATTACTATTTATATAGAGGAACACCTACAGAGATATGGCTGAATTACGAATTTTCAAATGTGTTCGGAATAAAATACAAATTGACAAAAGAAACAGCAATGGAGATTTATGACATAATTGACAAGAAGTTAAAATCCCCTGAATTCTCGCCGAGAAAGATGTTTGATAAATTTAATATTGAAGTACTTTGCACTACGGATGAGGCTTCGGATACTCTGGAAAATCATAAAAAAATAAAAAGTTCCGGCTGGAAAGGCAGAATATTACCTACATTCAGACCCGATTCTGTTGTAAATATAAATACAAAGAATTGGAAGAAAAATATTGAGAAATTAAGCGCTGTTTCGGGTATAAATATTTGTGATTATAAAACATTTATTGAAGCAATCCGGCAGAGAAGACAGTTTTTCAAATCAATGGGAGCTGTTTCAACCGATAGCGGTGTTTTGACGCCATATACCGGGGAATTAAGTAAAGAAGAAGCGAATAAAATATTTACAAATGCTTTAAAAAACAAAGTTAGTAATGAAGATGCAGCAAGGTTTACGGGACATCTTATAATGGAAATGGCAGGTATGAGTATTGAAGACGGGCTGGTAATGCAGATGCATTGCGGTTGTTACAGGAACCACAACCAAAAAGTTTATGAAGAGTTTGGTCCCGATAAAGGATGTGATATTCCGATTCAGATAGAATTTACCAAAAACCTGAAACCGTTGTTGAATAAATACGGAAATAATTCAAAATTAGTACTTGTTGTTTTCACGCTTGATGAAACTAACTATTCGCGGGAACTTGCTCCTTTAGCAGGGCATTATCCCGCTATGAAGCTCGGCGCGCCGTGGTGGTTCCATGATAGTATTAATGGGATGACGAGATACAGGCAGAGCGTGACAGAAACGGCAGGACTTTATAACACTACAGGTTTTGTTGATGATTCAAGGTCTTTCCTTTCAATTCCGGCAAGACACGATTTATCAAGACGTATTGATGCTAACTGGATAGCAGGGCTTGTTGCAAGAAAAATAATTGATATGTCTGATGCGCTTGAAATGATAAAAGACACTGCTTATGGTTTAGCAAAACAAACCTATAAATTATGA
- a CDS encoding amidohydrolase family protein, whose amino-acid sequence MIIDCHVHFKLDDDKDTKEMIELSKRLGIDKLCVSVIKSLAVSPKEFIQYNDYLLKNMEKYSDTVLGWCFVNPIHVKESVKEFERCVKNYGMIGLKLLSQCKFNDPRVIPLIQKAIEMDVPILQHCGHPCPDFNKPGIMLTDPLDIAEISVKYPKLKILQAHIGGGGDWEWVVKSIKNCPNVYLDTSGSVIDSGMIEMAKEYLGEDRLIFGSDNLFFQGLAKILGAEISDKTRKLIFGKNIKFLLKNKNFDYTD is encoded by the coding sequence ATGATAATTGATTGTCACGTTCATTTTAAATTAGACGATGATAAAGATACTAAAGAGATGATAGAACTATCTAAAAGATTAGGGATAGACAAACTTTGCGTATCGGTAATAAAAAGCCTTGCTGTTTCACCGAAAGAGTTCATTCAATACAATGATTATCTTTTAAAAAATATGGAGAAATACAGTGACACAGTATTGGGATGGTGTTTTGTTAACCCCATACATGTGAAAGAATCTGTTAAAGAATTTGAACGCTGCGTGAAGAATTACGGAATGATAGGATTAAAATTACTAAGTCAATGTAAATTTAACGACCCAAGGGTAATCCCGTTAATTCAGAAAGCGATAGAAATGGATGTCCCGATATTACAGCATTGCGGTCACCCTTGTCCTGATTTCAATAAACCGGGGATTATGCTGACTGACCCTCTGGATATAGCTGAAATATCGGTAAAATATCCTAAACTAAAAATACTCCAGGCGCATATAGGCGGTGGCGGCGACTGGGAATGGGTTGTAAAATCAATAAAAAATTGTCCTAATGTCTACTTAGATACAAGCGGAAGTGTGATAGATTCAGGTATGATAGAAATGGCAAAAGAATATTTAGGAGAAGACAGGTTAATATTTGGCAGTGATAACTTATTTTTTCAGGGATTAGCTAAAATTTTAGGAGCAGAAATTTCAGACAAAACCAGAAAATTAATTTTTGGAAAGAATATAAAGTTTTTGTTGAAAAACAAAAACTTTGATTACACAGATTAA
- a CDS encoding Fic family protein, giving the protein MKKYIWESKNWYKFEFDHKVIMELLSKARLAQGNLLGKVSSLDIRLETEAQAEILVEEAVRTSEIEGMKLNRDAVRSSVAVKLGLPHGVGIKTERNADGLIDVLLDAIRFHNKPLTLKRLNGWQAALFPTGYSGLHKIRAGELRGNVPMRVVSGPIGKEKIHFEAPPQSQMKNEIELFLDWWNNSLEKTDGILRAAAAHLRFVTIHPYEDGNGRIARAITDMALAQDEKSNIRFYSLSSQIMKRRNEYYTILEKVQNCRTDITNWFVWFLDTFTNAVEDSQNIVANVFRKVEFWKKHARTILNERQRKVIEKLFESGIEGFKGGLTTRKYVSIAKTSRATAFREMDDLKEKGIIRYVGGKGRSVRYEINWKV; this is encoded by the coding sequence ATGAAAAAGTATATTTGGGAATCCAAAAACTGGTATAAGTTTGAATTTGACCATAAAGTTATTATGGAGTTGCTTTCCAAAGCGCGTCTTGCGCAAGGAAATCTTCTTGGGAAAGTATCTTCGCTTGATATTCGTCTTGAAACAGAAGCACAGGCGGAAATTCTTGTAGAAGAAGCGGTGCGTACTTCAGAAATAGAAGGGATGAAATTAAACAGGGACGCTGTGCGTTCCTCAGTGGCAGTAAAGTTGGGGTTGCCTCACGGTGTCGGCATAAAAACCGAAAGAAATGCAGATGGGTTAATAGATGTTTTGCTTGATGCAATACGGTTTCATAATAAGCCTTTAACCCTTAAACGACTAAACGGCTGGCAGGCAGCCTTGTTCCCTACCGGCTATTCAGGATTGCATAAAATTCGTGCCGGCGAATTGAGGGGAAATGTTCCGATGCGCGTAGTGTCAGGACCGATTGGCAAGGAAAAAATACATTTTGAAGCACCTCCGCAGTCGCAAATGAAAAATGAAATAGAACTATTTCTTGATTGGTGGAATAATTCGTTAGAGAAAACCGATGGAATTCTTCGTGCGGCGGCTGCGCATTTGCGTTTTGTTACCATCCATCCATATGAAGACGGCAATGGACGGATAGCTCGGGCGATTACCGATATGGCGCTTGCTCAGGATGAAAAGAGTAACATCAGGTTTTACAGTCTTTCGTCTCAGATTATGAAAAGACGGAATGAATACTATACAATACTTGAAAAAGTTCAAAATTGTCGAACAGATATAACAAACTGGTTTGTCTGGTTTTTAGACACTTTTACCAATGCCGTTGAGGATTCACAAAATATAGTTGCCAATGTTTTCAGGAAAGTCGAATTTTGGAAAAAACATGCACGCACAATCTTAAACGAAAGGCAAAGAAAAGTTATAGAAAAATTATTTGAATCAGGCATTGAAGGATTTAAGGGGGGGCTTACCACCAGGAAGTATGTAAGTATCGCGAAAACCAGCAGAGCGACCGCTTTCAGGGAAATGGATGATTTAAAAGAAAAAGGGATTATACGCTATGTCGGAGGCAAAGGTCGCAGTGTTCGTTATGAGATTAATTGGAAAGTATAG
- the serS gene encoding serine--tRNA ligase — protein sequence MIDIKLIRENPEIVKKSLENRNAKFNLDEIISIDSNYRKVLQENEELKSKRNKVSDEIGKNPPNKGELIKEMQVLKQEIKEGEENVKKIEVELFDKLLYIPNLLDDSVPIGKSAEDNKVVREYSPKSEVRSPGSENRRAEGEVLDHQTIGEGLKILDFEAASKLSGSRFVLLKGDGAKLERAIINFMLDIHVSRGYKEIFPPFIVDKKCLVGTGQLPKFEEELYKCGDGVYLIPTAEVPLTNIHRDEILSEEQLPINYVAYTACFRQEAGSYGKDTRGLIRNHQFNKVELVKYVKPEDSTAEHEKMLSDAEEILKQLELTYRVVELCTADLGFSSSKTYDLEVWMPGEKNWREISSISNCKDFQARRLNCKFRRDKKPEFVHTLNGSGVAVGRTFAAILENFQNKDGSVSIPKNLIKYFGKDKIGG from the coding sequence ATGATTGATATAAAACTTATCAGGGAAAATCCTGAAATTGTAAAAAAATCTCTGGAAAACAGGAATGCAAAATTCAACCTGGACGAAATAATTTCTATTGACAGTAATTATAGAAAAGTTCTTCAAGAAAATGAGGAATTAAAGTCAAAAAGAAATAAAGTTTCTGATGAGATAGGTAAAAATCCGCCCAACAAGGGCGAATTAATAAAAGAGATGCAGGTATTAAAGCAGGAAATAAAAGAAGGCGAAGAAAATGTTAAAAAAATCGAGGTAGAACTTTTTGATAAATTGCTTTATATACCAAATCTTTTAGACGACTCTGTTCCCATCGGGAAATCTGCCGAAGACAATAAGGTTGTTAGAGAATATAGTCCGAAGTCCGAAGTCCGAAGTCCGGGGTCTGAAAACCGGAGAGCAGAGGGAGAGGTACTCGACCACCAGACGATTGGGGAAGGGCTGAAAATACTGGATTTTGAGGCTGCGTCAAAACTTTCAGGGAGCAGGTTTGTTTTGCTTAAAGGCGATGGGGCAAAATTAGAACGGGCGATAATTAATTTCATGCTAGATATTCATGTGTCACGCGGGTATAAAGAGATTTTTCCGCCTTTTATTGTTGATAAAAAATGTCTTGTTGGAACAGGTCAGCTTCCAAAATTTGAAGAGGAACTTTACAAGTGCGGCGATGGCGTATATTTAATTCCTACAGCGGAAGTCCCGCTTACAAATATTCATCGGGACGAGATTCTTTCCGAAGAACAACTTCCGATAAATTATGTCGCTTATACTGCCTGTTTCCGGCAGGAGGCAGGTTCATACGGGAAAGACACGCGCGGATTAATCAGGAACCACCAATTCAATAAAGTTGAACTTGTAAAATATGTTAAACCTGAGGATTCAACGGCAGAACATGAAAAAATGCTTTCTGATGCGGAAGAGATTCTTAAACAGCTCGAACTAACATACAGGGTAGTAGAATTGTGCACTGCTGATTTGGGTTTCTCGTCTTCAAAGACATATGATTTAGAAGTATGGATGCCGGGTGAGAAAAATTGGCGGGAGATTTCTTCAATTTCTAACTGTAAAGATTTCCAGGCAAGACGGCTTAACTGCAAGTTCCGTCGCGATAAAAAACCTGAATTTGTTCATACATTAAACGGTTCCGGTGTTGCTGTGGGAAGAACTTTTGCAGCGATTTTGGAAAATTTCCAGAATAAAGACGGCTCAGTTTCAATTCCTAAAAATCTCATAAAATATTTCGGCAAAGATAAAATAGGCGGATAA
- a CDS encoding nucleotidyl transferase AbiEii/AbiGii toxin family protein: protein MLTYEALIESAKQMGMPYTKVRGILREYLQVLILKEIYQNENGKNLFFTGGTYLRIVHKLKRFSEDIDFNTKILRKKQFEDLLMKIKNGLAKNGIISNLEFNHWNKILSADIIFPEIEKNYNVVSKYSKKKGITIKVETNVPVWKIEKETQVVSGFGEFFPCVCTERAALFADKIDAVSKKKRGRHIYDLMFMLSNKFPINKNVLKTYNIKDNPLDYIVKSINNFSQLELKNMAESLRPFLFEEKEADMVANAREIVPLLAEQYKSTKITL from the coding sequence ATGTTAACATATGAAGCATTGATTGAAAGTGCAAAACAAATGGGAATGCCGTACACGAAAGTACGGGGGATTTTGCGGGAGTACTTGCAGGTACTTATTCTGAAAGAAATATACCAAAATGAAAACGGGAAGAACCTGTTTTTTACCGGCGGGACTTATTTAAGAATTGTCCATAAATTAAAAAGGTTCTCGGAGGACATAGATTTTAATACAAAAATACTTAGAAAAAAACAGTTTGAAGATTTACTGATGAAAATTAAAAATGGTCTGGCGAAAAATGGCATTATTTCAAACCTTGAATTTAATCACTGGAACAAAATTTTATCGGCAGATATAATATTTCCGGAAATTGAAAAGAACTATAATGTCGTTTCAAAATATTCAAAGAAAAAAGGAATAACAATAAAAGTTGAGACAAACGTTCCTGTATGGAAAATAGAAAAGGAAACACAGGTTGTATCCGGTTTTGGCGAATTTTTTCCGTGCGTATGTACAGAACGGGCTGCTTTATTCGCCGATAAAATTGATGCAGTTTCAAAAAAGAAAAGAGGGCGACATATCTACGATTTAATGTTTATGCTTTCCAATAAATTTCCGATTAATAAAAATGTACTGAAGACCTATAATATTAAGGATAATCCGCTGGATTATATTGTTAAAAGTATTAATAATTTTTCGCAGTTGGAGCTAAAAAATATGGCGGAATCCCTAAGACCGTTTCTTTTTGAAGAAAAAGAAGCAGATATGGTTGCCAATGCCCGTGAAATTGTCCCGTTATTGGCAGAGCAATACAAATCAACAAAAATCACTCTATAA
- a CDS encoding sugar phosphate isomerase/epimerase: MKKSVLGAQLYSLRNFMKTPQDIATSLKKVKAIGYDTVQVSGLGPIDPKELKKIVDNEGLKITCTHLNYTRICNETQAVIDEHHLWDCKYIGVGSMPAEYSNKEGFKKFAKEASVVAKKLTDSGLVFIYHNHSFEFEKYDGRTGMDILFEESDPKVFNFEIDTYWVQHGGGDPAAWIKKFKGRMPIVHLKDLVMRGREQLMSEIGEGNLNWPSILKACEDVGVKWYLVEQDICQRDPFESLKISYNNLLKMGFK; this comes from the coding sequence ATGAAAAAATCTGTTTTAGGGGCACAGTTGTATTCGTTAAGGAATTTTATGAAGACACCTCAGGATATAGCAACCTCGTTGAAAAAAGTAAAAGCTATCGGGTATGATACAGTACAAGTATCCGGATTGGGACCGATTGACCCTAAAGAATTGAAAAAAATTGTGGATAACGAGGGTTTAAAAATCACCTGCACGCATTTAAACTACACTCGTATATGCAATGAAACACAGGCAGTTATTGATGAACATCACCTGTGGGACTGCAAATATATCGGGGTTGGTTCAATGCCGGCAGAGTATAGCAATAAAGAAGGTTTTAAAAAATTTGCAAAAGAAGCTTCTGTAGTAGCAAAAAAATTAACTGATAGCGGGTTGGTTTTTATCTATCACAATCACAGTTTTGAATTTGAAAAATATGACGGGCGTACCGGTATGGATATTTTATTTGAAGAAAGCGACCCGAAAGTATTTAATTTCGAAATAGATACTTATTGGGTACAGCACGGCGGCGGTGACCCTGCTGCGTGGATTAAGAAGTTTAAAGGACGAATGCCGATAGTGCATCTTAAAGATTTGGTAATGCGCGGCAGAGAACAGTTAATGAGTGAAATTGGAGAGGGTAATCTTAACTGGCCGTCAATATTAAAAGCTTGCGAGGATGTGGGCGTTAAATGGTATTTAGTAGAACAGGACATTTGTCAACGTGACCCGTTTGAAAGCTTAAAAATCAGTTATAATAATCTTTTAAAAATGGGATTTAAATAA